From the Chloroflexus aurantiacus J-10-fl genome, one window contains:
- a CDS encoding replication-associated recombination protein A, with product MPPKPRGTTLFDAQRQQALQQQAPLAARMRPRTLEEFVGQHHLVGEGKLLRRAIANDQLFSLILWGPPGSGKTTLAQIIAHSTKAHFEPISAVSAGVNDLRRVVQEAQDRLGMFQQRTVVFIDEIHRFNKSQQDAILPYVEDGTIILIGATTENPSFEVNSALLSRARVFKLEALTDEEIGVLIDRALTDRERGLGDLKIMLARDARDYLVNMANGDARTALNALEAAARSKPPAIGETRLITVDDIRDALQSRAVRYDKHGELHYDAISALHKSVRDSDPDGALYWLGRMLDGGEDPLYIARRLVRIAVEDIGLADPQALPQTIAAQQAVHFLGQPEGELALAQAVVYLCLAPKSNALYRAYGAVQRDVAETRNEPVPLHLRNAPTQLMKRLGYGKGYEYAHDLPEGRSDQEHLPPNLAGRIYYEPTGRGFEAEARERLAWREKRRLQTPPTPPPVSEPAPGEESQLPPDELAPGEEPQLPPAASASRRREKRGKV from the coding sequence AAACTGCTCCGGCGAGCGATTGCGAATGATCAGCTCTTTTCGCTGATTCTGTGGGGGCCACCCGGCAGCGGGAAGACGACGCTGGCGCAAATTATTGCGCACAGCACGAAAGCCCACTTCGAGCCGATAAGTGCAGTTAGTGCCGGAGTAAACGATTTGCGGCGAGTGGTGCAAGAGGCGCAAGACCGGCTCGGTATGTTCCAGCAGCGCACGGTAGTCTTTATCGACGAGATTCATCGCTTTAACAAGAGCCAGCAAGACGCAATCTTGCCCTACGTCGAAGATGGCACCATCATTTTGATCGGGGCAACGACTGAAAATCCATCCTTCGAGGTCAATTCAGCGCTCCTCTCGCGGGCCAGGGTCTTCAAACTCGAAGCCCTTACCGATGAAGAGATCGGGGTTCTGATTGACCGGGCACTCACCGACCGGGAACGCGGTTTGGGGGATTTGAAAATTATGCTGGCTCGTGATGCGCGTGACTACCTGGTCAATATGGCAAACGGTGATGCGCGGACGGCGCTGAATGCCCTCGAAGCAGCGGCGCGCTCGAAACCGCCGGCGATTGGCGAAACCCGGTTGATCACCGTCGATGATATTCGTGATGCGCTGCAAAGCCGGGCTGTGCGCTACGACAAGCACGGTGAACTGCATTACGATGCAATTTCGGCGTTGCACAAGAGTGTCCGCGATAGCGATCCCGACGGCGCACTCTACTGGTTGGGGCGGATGCTCGATGGCGGTGAAGACCCTCTCTATATTGCGCGACGCCTGGTGCGGATCGCCGTCGAAGACATTGGGCTGGCCGATCCGCAGGCACTCCCGCAAACAATCGCTGCCCAACAAGCGGTTCACTTTCTCGGTCAACCGGAAGGTGAACTGGCGCTGGCGCAGGCCGTGGTTTATCTTTGTCTGGCACCGAAGAGTAATGCGCTCTACCGGGCTTATGGTGCGGTGCAACGCGACGTTGCCGAGACGCGGAACGAACCGGTACCGCTCCATTTACGAAACGCGCCAACGCAGTTGATGAAACGGTTAGGCTACGGTAAGGGGTATGAATACGCTCACGACCTGCCGGAGGGGCGTTCGGATCAGGAGCATCTCCCGCCCAATCTGGCCGGACGCATCTATTACGAGCCGACCGGGCGAGGGTTTGAAGCTGAGGCGCGTGAGCGATTGGCCTGGCGTGAAAAGCGACGCCTGCAAACGCCACCGACCCCACCACCAGTATCAGAGCCGGCACCCGGCGAAGAGTCGCAATTACCACCCGACGAGCTGGCACCCGGTGAAGAGCCGCAACTGCCACCTGCTGCTTCTGCATCACGGCGGCGTGAAAAGCGGGGTAAGGTATAG